A genomic region of Haemorhous mexicanus isolate bHaeMex1 chromosome 14, bHaeMex1.pri, whole genome shotgun sequence contains the following coding sequences:
- the PSMD10 gene encoding 26S proteasome non-ATPase regulatory subunit 10, whose amino-acid sequence MEGAVSDVAVCNLAFAGRLEELRALLLRDRAQATRADQDHRTALHWACSAGHTDVAELLLGLGVPVNDKDDAGWTPLHIAASAGRDEIVKALIAKGAHVNAVNQNGCTPLHYAASKNKQEIAIMLLENGADPDATDHFESTPLHRAAAKGNLKMVQILVQHNATLDIRDSEGNTPLHLACDEERVEEAKLLVSHGASIHIENKEELTPLKVAKGGLGAILKRMVEG is encoded by the exons ATGGAGGGCGCGGTGTCGGACGTGGCCGTGTGTAACCTGGCGTTCGCGGGGCGCCTCGAGGAGCTGCGGGCGCTGCTGCTCCGCGACAGGGCCCAGGCCACGCGGGCCGACCAG GATCACCGCACCGCGCTGCACTGGGCCTGCTCGGCGGGACACACGGACGTCGCGGAGCTCCTCCTCGGGCTCGGCGTGCCTGTGAACGATAAGGACGAT GCTGGTTGGACTCCCCTGCACATTGCTGCTTCAGCAGGCCGTGATGAAATTGTGAAAGCCCTCATTGCTAAGGGTGCTCATGTAAATGCTGTCAATCAGAATGGCTGCACGCCCCTGCATTATGCAGCCTCCAAAAATAAGCAGGAG ATTGCAATCATGCTTTTGGAGAATGGAGCAGATCCAGATGCAACAGATCATTTTGAATCCACCCCGttacacagagcagcagccaaaggAAACCTAAAAATGGTACAGATCCTTGTGCAGCACAATGCAACTTTGGATATACGGGACTCTGAAGGGAATACTCCTCt TCATTTAGCCTGCGATGAAGAGAGAGTGGAGGAGGCAAAGCTGCTGGTGTCTCATGGTGCAAGTATTCACATTGAGAATAAAGAAGAGCTGACCCCTCTGAAAGTGGCAAAGGGTGGCCTGGGAGCCATCCTTAAAAGAATGGTGGAAGGCTAG